A genomic window from Pyxidicoccus trucidator includes:
- a CDS encoding FG-GAP repeat domain-containing protein, producing the protein MKSRGVWRRVARVYACALGLLLSVGCGESGESSEERLAAPDPAPSGPVDAGPGTNARDGGNVIVETPPDSGPDVDGGTSSGADAGSPGDGQPDAGGTDGGDGKPPERGDGGSGAGTPDGDDGGTSTPDAGGPPVTGGPVQRGKQWRASYYAGVSPGGLAVGDFNGDGAPDVAVNNLGASLQSRYKARPGSFAVLLNDGKGVLRKPSSRLKLNTSSGRIAVGHAEASGPLGVVLGGRYGATLLSGQGNGTFDTLPTYFSQGLISGLGFLPGTGRFSPRVWAVGDGDDSRQGPRTEGGFRFLLNWDGGEFQERGVYRVEDGLPVVNVGDVSTAAAVADFNEDGHIDVVLASGHWFLTRFMGTGTDRFEPWPYLERRPDFIASADVNGDGHADLVAVDGRELWTSPGRGNGDFAERLVTFLPIEVSRLVVADVDADSVPDVVLLHGEQGQASIWRGNGQGRFEAPRWLATGRKPSDAAVADLDRDGTPELLVTEAEDNVVSVYSIPRHAFTEAPFTPRCPMGLLDAMAEWDAPEPLLSLEVGVGAEVVTTGDFDGNGRRDLALPMTERGVRLLMGQEDGALQAHDALMDWRVEHLAAGDFNEDGRADLAVIAGAYPGGGSTLQLRWSDGSGQFLEGRELSYVYAQNGGYLIAGDFNRDGRMDVAGTFWTPCTMAAAVMTNQGGGIMWQSPLPDQNSEPDDRCGGASGLPTPGDFNGDGTLDFVHVTLGVNLNYTSKAGTVMQGEGYYLGYPRDTVRSAGDVDGDGNVDLLLSGGGTLRVLRGDGGGTLESPLSCPMKATGGALLEAVDVNGDGIMDLLGRDADGAVLVVPGKGGGDYLPVRRYPLEAKPLWAAPVDLRGDAKPELVVLLESGTLKVFPTPAP; encoded by the coding sequence ATGAAGTCGCGTGGGGTGTGGAGGCGCGTGGCGCGCGTGTACGCGTGCGCGCTGGGGTTGTTGCTGTCCGTGGGCTGTGGCGAGAGCGGGGAGTCCTCGGAGGAGCGGCTGGCCGCGCCGGACCCCGCGCCATCGGGGCCTGTCGATGCCGGCCCCGGGACGAACGCGCGGGACGGAGGGAATGTCATCGTCGAGACACCTCCGGACTCCGGCCCGGACGTGGACGGGGGCACGTCCTCCGGCGCCGACGCGGGCAGCCCCGGCGACGGCCAGCCCGACGCGGGAGGGACGGACGGTGGGGACGGCAAGCCTCCCGAGCGCGGGGACGGTGGCTCGGGCGCGGGCACCCCGGACGGCGACGACGGGGGAACGTCCACGCCGGATGCCGGTGGGCCTCCCGTGACGGGCGGGCCCGTCCAGCGCGGCAAGCAGTGGCGCGCGTCGTACTACGCGGGCGTGTCTCCGGGCGGCCTCGCCGTGGGGGACTTCAACGGAGACGGCGCGCCGGACGTCGCCGTGAACAACCTGGGGGCCAGCCTCCAGAGTCGCTACAAGGCGCGGCCCGGCAGCTTCGCCGTGCTGCTGAATGACGGGAAGGGCGTGCTCCGGAAGCCCTCCTCGCGGCTCAAGCTCAACACCTCCTCCGGGCGGATTGCCGTGGGCCACGCGGAGGCGTCCGGGCCACTGGGCGTGGTGCTGGGCGGGCGCTACGGGGCGACCCTGCTGTCCGGACAGGGGAATGGGACCTTCGACACCCTGCCCACCTACTTCTCGCAGGGCCTCATCTCCGGACTGGGCTTCCTCCCGGGCACGGGCCGGTTCAGCCCACGGGTCTGGGCCGTGGGCGACGGTGACGACAGCCGTCAGGGTCCCCGCACCGAGGGCGGCTTCCGCTTCCTGCTGAACTGGGACGGCGGCGAGTTCCAGGAGCGTGGTGTCTACCGGGTGGAGGACGGGCTGCCCGTCGTCAACGTGGGGGACGTGAGCACCGCGGCCGCCGTCGCGGATTTCAACGAGGACGGCCACATCGACGTCGTCCTCGCCTCGGGCCACTGGTTCCTGACGCGCTTCATGGGAACGGGGACGGACCGCTTCGAGCCGTGGCCCTACCTGGAGCGCCGTCCGGACTTCATCGCGAGCGCGGACGTCAATGGTGATGGCCACGCCGACCTCGTGGCGGTGGACGGAAGGGAATTGTGGACCTCCCCGGGCCGCGGGAATGGGGACTTCGCCGAGCGCCTGGTGACGTTCCTGCCCATCGAGGTCAGCCGGCTCGTGGTGGCGGACGTGGACGCCGACAGCGTGCCGGACGTGGTGCTCCTGCATGGTGAGCAGGGCCAGGCTTCCATCTGGCGCGGCAACGGCCAGGGTCGCTTCGAGGCACCGCGGTGGCTCGCCACGGGCCGCAAGCCGAGTGATGCCGCGGTGGCCGACCTGGACCGGGACGGCACGCCCGAGCTGCTCGTGACGGAAGCGGAGGACAACGTTGTCTCCGTCTACTCCATCCCGCGCCACGCATTCACCGAGGCGCCCTTCACGCCCCGCTGCCCCATGGGTCTGCTCGACGCCATGGCGGAGTGGGACGCGCCCGAGCCGCTCCTGTCACTCGAGGTGGGCGTGGGCGCCGAGGTCGTGACGACGGGGGACTTCGATGGGAACGGCCGCCGGGACCTCGCACTTCCCATGACCGAGCGCGGCGTGCGGCTGTTGATGGGTCAGGAGGACGGGGCGCTCCAGGCCCATGACGCGCTCATGGACTGGCGCGTGGAGCACCTGGCGGCGGGAGACTTCAATGAGGATGGGCGGGCCGACCTCGCCGTCATCGCCGGCGCCTACCCCGGGGGCGGCTCGACATTGCAACTGAGGTGGAGTGATGGCTCCGGCCAGTTCCTGGAGGGCCGGGAGCTGAGCTACGTCTATGCGCAGAACGGGGGCTACCTCATCGCGGGCGACTTCAACCGCGACGGGCGCATGGACGTGGCCGGCACCTTCTGGACCCCCTGCACCATGGCGGCCGCGGTGATGACCAACCAGGGCGGCGGAATCATGTGGCAGTCGCCGCTGCCCGACCAGAACAGCGAGCCGGATGACCGGTGCGGTGGCGCCAGCGGGCTGCCCACCCCCGGCGACTTCAACGGCGACGGCACGCTGGACTTCGTCCACGTCACGCTGGGCGTCAACCTCAACTACACCTCCAAGGCCGGGACGGTGATGCAGGGGGAGGGCTACTACCTCGGGTATCCCCGGGACACCGTGCGCAGCGCGGGCGACGTGGACGGGGACGGGAACGTGGACCTGCTGCTGTCGGGCGGCGGCACGCTGCGGGTGCTGCGCGGCGATGGGGGCGGCACCCTGGAGTCGCCGCTGTCCTGCCCGATGAAGGCGACGGGCGGGGCCCTGCTGGAGGCGGTGGACGTCAACGGCGACGGCATCATGGACCTGCTGGGACGGGACGCGGATGGCGCCGTACTGGTGGTGCCAGGCAAGGGCGGCGGCGACTACCTCCCCGTGCGGCGCTACCCGCTGGAGGCGAAGCCGCTGTGGGCCGCGCCGGTGGACCTGCGGGGCGACGCGAAGCCGGAGCTGGTGGTGCTGCTGGAGTCGGGCACGCTGAAGGTGTTCCCCACGCCCGCTCCCTGA